One window from the genome of [Clostridium] celerecrescens 18A encodes:
- a CDS encoding ABC transporter permease, whose protein sequence is MAKQKAGGAQSKLKRIWRDRVLYLTLLPTLIYFFVFHMIPIIGMKLAFYDYRIKGDNVFVGFTYFKKLFSTPVFFQILENTLIISAMKIFLFFPMPIIFAIMLNEFKAGPFRKGVQVISYLPHFLSWVVIAGIWFEFLSPSTGILNSVLTSFGFEKVNLLTSKSSIRWVLLASESWRSIGWDSIVYLTAIMGIDPTLYEAAKIDGANRFQIVGSIVLPALAVTMVTVLILNIGFFMNAGLDQVLNFTNAAVNSKIDIIDTYVYRIGLQNSQYSLATAANLFKGVIGTLLIVSTHLFSKKLTGKGAW, encoded by the coding sequence ATGGCAAAACAAAAAGCAGGGGGGGCACAATCAAAGTTAAAGCGCATCTGGCGGGACAGGGTTTTATATCTTACCTTACTGCCTACTTTAATATATTTCTTTGTATTCCATATGATACCGATCATTGGCATGAAACTGGCCTTTTATGATTACCGGATTAAGGGTGATAATGTATTTGTAGGATTTACATATTTTAAAAAGTTATTTTCGACTCCGGTATTTTTTCAGATACTGGAAAATACTTTGATAATCAGTGCGATGAAGATATTCCTGTTTTTCCCGATGCCTATCATTTTTGCAATTATGTTAAATGAATTTAAGGCAGGACCTTTTCGAAAGGGTGTACAGGTGATCTCTTATCTGCCGCATTTCCTTTCCTGGGTTGTAATTGCAGGAATATGGTTTGAATTTTTATCTCCTTCTACCGGGATTTTAAACAGCGTTCTGACCAGTTTTGGTTTCGAAAAAGTAAATTTGTTAACAAGCAAAAGTTCAATAAGATGGGTTCTGCTGGCATCGGAATCCTGGAGATCCATTGGGTGGGATTCCATTGTATATCTAACGGCAATTATGGGGATTGACCCAACTCTATATGAAGCTGCAAAAATAGATGGGGCTAACCGCTTTCAGATTGTTGGAAGTATCGTTTTGCCGGCTTTGGCTGTAACAATGGTTACCGTTTTAATTTTGAATATTGGTTTCTTTATGAATGCAGGTCTGGATCAGGTGCTGAACTTTACCAATGCTGCAGTTAATTCTAAGATTGATATCATAGACACCTATGTTTATCGGATAGGTCTGCAAAATTCCCAGTATTCCTTAGCAACAGCAGCGAATCTGTTTAAAGGTGTAATCGGTACACTCTTAATTGTTTCAACCCATCTGTTTTCTAAAAAGCTGACTGGTAAGGGTGCATGGTAG